The following nucleotide sequence is from Bernardetia sp..
TTTAAATATTTGTTTTTCTCAATTTTTAAACAACTTCAATAAATATATTACAAAATATAAAAAAATGAAACTCAAACAAACTATACGTTCTCTTTTTGAAAGAGATATACAAAAAGTAAAAGTAGAAATTGAAAGCTACAAAAATGAAGAAAATATGTGGAAACTAGATGGAGAAATCCTCAACTCTGCTGGTAATCTTTGTTTGCATCTTATAGGAAACCTTAATCATTTTATTGGTGAAGGAATAGGAAAAACAGGATACGTCAGACAAAGAGAACTAGAATTTTCTCAAAAAAATATCTCTAAAAAAGAACTCAGCGAAAAGCTAGATGAGGTAACAAAGATTGTTGATGCTTCTATAAATTCATTGACGGAAGAAGAATTACATGTTGAAACAACAATTCCAAAGTTTACAGAAAAACAAACCACAGCATTCTTACTTTTGCATTTACATGCTCACCTCAATTATCATCTAGGACAAATCAATTATCATAGAAGATTATTGGACAAATAAATACCAAATGAAATCCTACATTTTATTATTTTTACTGATTTTGGTATTGTTTTTTTCTTGTACGAAAAAGTCTGTTGTTAATAATAAACAACCATATTTCACAGAAGAACAGAAACAAACAGAGAGCGTTGTTACAACAAATGAACCCACTAATTTTGAAAACTATAACGATGCCGAGTTTGATTCTCTCTTTCATGTATCATTAGATTCTATAGTGGACTTGTTGAATGTTGTCAAGTTTGATAAGGATACAATTATAAAAAATGAATTTACTTTTGCAATGTACTCAGCAGCAAAAAATGGTTTTTCTGATTTTGCTTTTATTGAGAGTATGTATCCAGATTTATTAGATTCTTTAAAAACTCCAACATATCTGTATGTAAAACATAACGACAAGTTTGAGTTAAAAAATCAATTTGAATTTAGTGAAATGAGCTGGAGAAACTCAGAAGTTCAACAACGAGATATAAATTTTGATGGAAAGGCAGATATTCTGCTTCAACGCCCTTGGTTTGCTAATAGAATGATAGCTGATTATTTAATAATAATGGATTCAAATTTTGAGAGAATAACTGAAACGAACTCTACCTATGAACTACTTATCAACGAGAAAAACAAAACAGTCATTTCTTTTATAGATGGAGGAAATTGTTGTACACACCACAAAATTATCAATAAATGGCAAGGTGATAGTTTAGTAAAGATAAGGAGTTTAGAAAAATCGTATAATCATGCAGAAGGAGGACAAATTTTAGAAGAGTTTGTAATAAAAAACGGAGAAAAAACTAAAATCAAAAGCCAAAAAATGAGTTCTGATAAAGCAGAAGCATATTTTGAAAATTATCAGTAAAAAAAATACCCAATGAAAATTCAGTTATTTGCATTACTACCCCTACTATTTTTATCAAATCTTATAGTAGCTCAAAATACAGAAAGCTATTATGAAGATATGTCGTTCCGAACAGAGGATTTTGTGTACGACCCTTATATCAAAACGGTTCGGTTGTTTCCAAGACAAACCAACTTACAAGCTGCCCAACTCTCACAGCCTGTTGTTCCACTCTCACAGCAAACTTTGCTTCTTACCTT
It contains:
- a CDS encoding DinB family protein, with amino-acid sequence MKLKQTIRSLFERDIQKVKVEIESYKNEENMWKLDGEILNSAGNLCLHLIGNLNHFIGEGIGKTGYVRQRELEFSQKNISKKELSEKLDEVTKIVDASINSLTEEELHVETTIPKFTEKQTTAFLLLHLHAHLNYHLGQINYHRRLLDK